The following are encoded together in the Glycine soja cultivar W05 chromosome 5, ASM419377v2, whole genome shotgun sequence genome:
- the LOC114412623 gene encoding berberine bridge enzyme-like 28, whose translation MNPPICTTSTTPSTKMMPLSSLFPVLVIALVSSFTSSAVNTNYENFIQCLYSYSHNSSSISKVVYTKTNASYSSILHFSIQNLRFSSNTTPKPLVIVTPTEVSHIQAAIICSQRHGLQIRTRSGGHDFEGLSYVAEAPFVVIDLINYRRIDVDVNKRVAWVQSGATVGELYYSISEKSKTLGFPAGVFTTVGVGGQFGGGGYGFLLRKHGLAADNIVDAYIVDAKGRLLDREAMSEDLFWAIRGGGGASFGVIVAWKVKLVPVPPTVTVFRVARTLEQNATKLIHKWQLVASKLDGDIAINILVHRVNSSRKGEFTIEALFQSLYLGGLDKLMHLMQENFPELGLKREDCAEMTWIDSVLYFVGYQSREALLNRSQTTTDSFKAKSDFVRNPIPEAGLEGLWQMLYEDGAQGALLVLFPFGAIMDTIPESEIPFPHRSGNLYLVQYTVHWLEEEDEIAQKHISWVRRLYTYMEPFVSKSPRAAYVNYRDLDIGVNNNIGYTSYKQASIWGSKYFKNNFNRLAHVKTKVDPLNFFRYEQSIPSLLPEGRK comes from the coding sequence ATGAATCCTCCAATATGCACCACCAGTACCACACCATCAACAAAAATGATGCCTCTAAGCTCATTATTTCCTGTTCTTGTAATTGCTCTTGTATCTTCATTTACATCTTCAGCAGTTAACACTAATTATGAAAACTTCATTCAATGTCTTTACAGTTATTCCCACAACTCCTCTTCAATCTCTAAGGTTGTGTACACCAAAACCAACGCCTCGTACTCATCCATACTTCACTTTTCCATTCAAAACCTCAGATTCTCATCCAACACAACTCCAAAACCCCTTGTCATTGTCACACCTACGGAAGTTTCCCACATTCAAGCTGCAATAATCTGTTCCCAACGCCATGGCTTGCAAATTCGAACCAGAAGTGGTGGCCATGACTTTGAGGGTCTCTCCTATGTTGCTGAAGCTCCATTTGTAGTCATTGACCTCATAAACTATAGAAGGATTGATGTAGATGTAAACAAAAGGGTTGCTTGGGTTCAATCCGGGGCCACTGTTGGTGAACTTTACTATAGCATTAGTGAGAAAAGCAAAACTCTAGGGTTTCCAGCGGGTGTCTTCACCACTGTAGGAGTTGGAGGGCAATTTGGTGGCGGCGGCTATGGATTCTTGCTGCGTAAACATGGCCTCGCAGCCGATAATATAGTCGATGCTTACATAGTTGATGCGAAAGGTAGGCTTCTTGATAGAGAAGCCATGAGTGAGGATTTGTTTTGGGCTATTAGAGGGGGTGGAGGAGCAAGCTTTGGGGTCATCGTGGCATGGAAGGTAAAACTAGTTCCAGTTCCACCGACTGTGACAGTGTTCAGAGTTGCAAGAACATTGGAACAAAACGCAACCAAGCTTATTCATAAGTGGCAACTAGTGGCAAGTAAACTTGATGGGGACATAGCCATCAATATTTTAGTGCACAGGGTGAATTCAAGTAGAAAAGGGGAGTTCACAATAGAAGCTTTATTTCAAAGCTTGTATCTTGGAGGTTTGGATAAGCTAATGCACTTGATGCAAGAGAATTTTCCAGAACTAGGGTTGAAGAGAGAAGACTGTGCTGAGATGACATGGATTGACTCAGTCCTTTATTTTGTGGGGTATCAAAGCCGTGAAGCTTTGTTGAACAGAAGCCAAACTACAACGGATTCATTCAAGGCAAAATCTGATTTTGTGAGGAACCCTATTCCTGAAGCTGGCTTAGAAGGGTTGTGGCAAATGCTTTATGAAGACGGTGCACAAGGTGCACTGTTGGTGCTCTTTCCTTTTGGGGCAATAATGGATACGATTCCAGAGTCCGAAATTCCATTCCCCCACAGATCTGGAAACTTGTACTTGGTTCAGTACACGGTGCATTGGCTAGAAGAAGAGGATGAGATAGCACAAAAGCACATAAGTTGGGTTAGGAGACTTTACACTTATATGGAGCCTTTTGTTTCAAAGTCTCCAAGGGCTGCATATGTCAATTATAGAGACCTTGACATTGGGGTAAATAATAACATTGGCTACACAAGTTATAAGCAAGCCAGCATTTGGGGTTCTAAGTATTTTAAGAACAACTTCAATAGATTGGCACATGTGAAAACTAAGGTTGACCCTCTTAATTTCTTCAGGTATGAACAGAGCATACCTTCTCTTCTGCCTGAGGGACGCAAATAG
- the LOC114411328 gene encoding ankyrin-1-like, with translation METETIANHAEATDLDENMSAPPSPSLHDIGGGSNKNITCRIDGALYFAAVEGNFQEFINIHNLENLLTPNKNTILHIHLTSTTSKSGKTTPASAQFVTQILVKCGRLVLLPNAKGETLLHVAARYGHSNIAKLLLEHVKAKISPDIENGVGADQKFIRATNDELDTALHEAVRYDHIEVVKTLLEMDPDYSYYANNAKETPLYLASERQNLQVVREILKKVKSPSYDGPNNQTALHAAVINQDIAMARDLLKNEHVRVAVKLADKKGWVPLHYAVKTRNAVLTKLLLKEDENTAYMQDNEGRTALHIAADSDSRRIVKMIIKYYPDCSEIVDNKGWNALHYAVNGGKQNTIRRIMRNLYLSNLYNEKDVDGNTPLHYLPNSNLVACHKLVGHPRVDKLAVNKKDQTVLDVAYVKTEDPDPESDKRTREGQIVLLEMAGAKRSLRLDQKSKNGLNGLVFPKEAKQTHLLVATLITTVSFAAGITLPGGTIQDGELKGTPLLGHKTSFKAFMASNTIAMVLASTAAFIYKSFHATD, from the exons ATGGAGACAGAAACAATAGCAAACCACGCAGAAGCTACTGATTTGGATGAGAATATGTCAGcaccaccatcaccatcacTGCACGACATTGGTGGTGGCAGTAACAAGAATATCACTTGTCGCATTGATGGTGCATTATACTTTGCTGCGGTGGAAGGCAACTTCCAAGAGTTCATCAATATCCACAATTTGGAGAATCTGCTCACCCCAAACAAAAACACCATCCTTCATATACACTTGACTTCTACAACAAGTAAAAGTGGTAAAACAACACCTGCTTCAGCACAATTTGTGACTCAGATTCTTGTCAAGTGTGGACGTCTAGTTCTACTCCCTAACGCCAAGGGAGAAACACTCCTTCATGTCGCTGCAAGGTATGGACACTCCAATATCGCTAAATTATTGCTTGAACATGTCAAAGCTAAAATTTCACCAGACATTGAGAATGGTGTTGGAGCAGATCAGAAGTTTATCAGGGCCACAAATGATGAGTTGGACACTGCATTACATGAGGCTGTGCGCTATGATCACATTGAAGTGGTGAAGACCTTGTTAGAAATGGATCCTGATTACTCCTATTATGCAAATAATGCCAAAGAGACTCCGCTTTATCTGGCGTCAGAAAGACAAAATCTGCAAGTGGTGCGTGAGATATTGAAGAAAGTGAAATCACCGTCATATGATGGCCCCAATAATCAGACAGCATTACATGCTGCTGTGATTAACCAAGATATAG CAATGGCAAGAGATCTTCTAAAGAATGAACATGTGAGAGTGGCGGTCAAACTTGCGGACAAGAAAGGTTGGGTTCCTCTTCATTATGCTGTGAAAACAAGGAATGCAGTTTTGACTAAGTTGCTGCTTAAAGAAGATGAGAACACTGCATACATGCAAGATAACGAGGGCAGAACCGCTCTTCACATCGCTGCTGATAGTGATAGTCGGCGTATTgtgaaaatgataataaaatactatCCAGATTGTTCGGAGATAGTGGATAACAAAGGTTGGAATGCTCTTCATTATGCTGTGAATGGGGGGAAACAGAATACAATACGTAGAATCATGAGAAACCTGTACCTGAGCAACCTTTACAATGAGAAAGATGTTGATGGTAACACACCCCTTCATTACCTCCCAAATTCCAACCTCGTTGCGTGTCACAAACTTGTAGGTCACCCCAGAGTCGACAAACTTGCAGTCAACAAGAAAGATCAAACAGTTCTTGATGTTGCCTATGTTAAGACCGAAGATCCAGATCCAGAATCAGATAAACGTACAAGAGAg GGCCAAATTGTGTTATTAGAAATGGCTGGAGCCAAACGAAGTTTGCGACTAGATCAAAAATCAAAGAATGGGCTAAACGGGCTAGTGTTTCCGAAGGAAGCAAAGCAGACACATCTATTAGTGGCTACACTCATCACAACCGTAAGTTTTGCAGCTGGGATAACCCTACCAGGAGGTACCATACAAGATGGGGAACTTAAAGGTACCCCTCTTTTGGGGCATAAAACCTCTTTCAAAGCATTCATGGCATCAAACACTATAGCAATGGTTTTGGCATCTACTGcagcttttatatataaatcttttCACGCCACTGACTAA